Proteins encoded within one genomic window of Acomys russatus chromosome 5, mAcoRus1.1, whole genome shotgun sequence:
- the LOC127189936 gene encoding thymosin beta-10-like yields the protein MADKLDMGEIAIFDKAKLKKTQTQEKNTLPTKETIEQEKRREIS from the coding sequence ATGGCAGACAAGCTAGACATGGGGGAAATTGCCATCTTTGATAAGGCCAAGCTGAAGAAAACCCAGACACAGGAGAAGAACACCCTGCCGACCAAAGAGACCATTGAACAGGAAAAAAGGCGTGAAATTTCCTAA